From a region of the Nitrospira sp. genome:
- a CDS encoding D-alanyl-D-alanine carboxypeptidase gives MAQKDPIRPDPLLQSWGRTFYCLSLLAAFSLPLIGFSIHPASAIEAHSKSQVIHTVSYVPQPLPWKRVPAHSILLKELRSGRVLFEHETEKRLSPASLTKIMSALVILEKGRLDDLATVSKNAARAPKTHLRLKVGEVFRLGDLLKAMMMVSANDACLAAVEHVGGDEEQFVMLMNAKAAALGLSDTHFSNGCGFDSPDHYSTAEDLAKLSEVAMQNAVFRELVREEREIITPVSGYRAYVLHNTNRLLGRVPGVEGVKTGFTSKAGRCLIAKVSQNGSDLLLVILNSNRRWNTAKSLIDYGLRMTTPIQ, from the coding sequence TTGGCTCAGAAGGACCCCATTCGACCTGACCCTCTTTTGCAGAGCTGGGGCCGAACTTTCTACTGCCTCAGTCTACTTGCGGCATTCTCTCTCCCGTTGATCGGATTTTCGATCCATCCTGCCTCTGCGATCGAGGCGCATTCCAAGAGCCAGGTCATCCACACCGTCAGCTATGTTCCGCAACCTCTCCCGTGGAAGCGAGTTCCTGCGCACAGTATTCTTCTGAAGGAATTGCGGTCAGGCCGTGTGCTGTTCGAGCACGAGACTGAGAAACGTTTGTCGCCCGCCAGTCTGACCAAGATCATGTCGGCTCTGGTCATTCTGGAGAAAGGCCGCCTGGATGATCTGGCAACCGTGAGCAAGAATGCCGCACGCGCTCCGAAGACTCATCTGCGCTTAAAAGTCGGCGAAGTGTTTCGTCTTGGGGATTTGCTGAAGGCCATGATGATGGTTTCGGCCAATGACGCCTGCCTGGCGGCCGTTGAGCATGTCGGAGGCGATGAAGAGCAGTTTGTGATGTTGATGAATGCGAAAGCAGCTGCGCTCGGTTTATCCGATACGCATTTCAGTAACGGCTGCGGCTTTGACAGTCCCGATCACTATTCGACGGCGGAAGATCTTGCCAAACTCAGCGAGGTGGCGATGCAGAACGCCGTGTTTCGAGAGCTTGTGAGAGAAGAGCGGGAGATTATCACGCCCGTCAGTGGATACCGTGCGTATGTCCTGCATAATACGAATCGCCTGCTTGGTCGCGTTCCCGGTGTAGAAGGGGTGAAGACGGGGTTCACATCCAAAGCCGGCAGATGTCTCATTGCCAAAGTCTCTCAAAACGGCAGCGATTTGCTGCTCGTCATTCTGAACTCGAACCGCCGGTGGAATACCGCTAAAAGCCTGATCGACTACGGTCTTCGTATGACCACTCCCATCCAATAG
- a CDS encoding VCBS repeat-containing protein, whose amino-acid sequence MKRKHPVERLILGVALLGLLAGDGFWGCSKTDPYTPPDPFYYFASYKVGKNPTTITTGDLNQDSFTDLITTNIASNSVSILLGNGDGTFKDQVQLHVCQEPRALAMGDFNEDGHADVALACSGGDEISLLLGHGDGKFEEGQRYPVHRTPIALATDDINGDHHADLVVALRNDKIKVFLGNGRGEFRHGVQYEYGDTPTSVALSDLNGDGRLDLVVTNGGPMSNAVSIWLGNGDGSFRDPKDYPTGHRPLGVSFADFNNDQHSDLLVINGEKDSFTTFLGNGNATFRPGKDSGADAGPNFGLARDFNGDHLVDVAIVNLQSNDLSILFGKGDGTFHYPPRNYRTKSGPFALSSFRVTTSGVEEPGLAIADNGSGSVSIFLHHGLKPVAKSDAKE is encoded by the coding sequence GTGAAACGGAAACACCCTGTGGAGAGGTTGATCCTCGGCGTCGCTTTGCTGGGTCTCTTGGCCGGTGATGGTTTCTGGGGTTGCTCAAAGACCGACCCCTATACTCCGCCGGATCCCTTCTATTACTTTGCCAGTTACAAAGTGGGCAAGAATCCGACAACGATCACCACCGGGGACCTGAATCAGGATTCATTCACCGATCTGATCACCACGAACATTGCAAGCAATAGCGTGTCCATTCTCTTGGGCAACGGTGACGGAACATTTAAAGATCAGGTCCAGCTCCATGTCTGCCAGGAACCGCGTGCCCTGGCAATGGGCGACTTCAACGAAGACGGGCATGCCGATGTCGCCTTGGCTTGCTCCGGCGGCGATGAAATCTCGCTCTTACTCGGCCATGGGGATGGAAAGTTTGAAGAGGGTCAACGGTACCCGGTCCATCGCACACCGATCGCGCTAGCCACGGACGACATCAATGGCGATCACCATGCTGATCTGGTCGTCGCGCTGCGCAACGACAAGATTAAGGTCTTCCTCGGCAATGGAAGGGGTGAATTCCGGCATGGCGTTCAGTATGAGTATGGAGACACGCCCACATCGGTGGCTTTGTCGGATCTCAATGGTGACGGGAGACTGGATTTAGTCGTCACAAATGGGGGCCCTATGTCGAATGCCGTCTCAATTTGGCTCGGCAATGGCGACGGTTCATTTCGCGATCCCAAAGACTATCCCACCGGACACCGACCCCTCGGTGTGAGCTTTGCCGATTTCAATAACGATCAGCATAGCGACCTCTTGGTCATCAATGGAGAGAAGGACAGCTTCACCACATTTCTCGGCAACGGCAATGCGACATTTCGGCCAGGCAAAGATTCGGGTGCCGACGCCGGACCCAACTTCGGCTTGGCGAGGGATTTTAATGGCGATCATTTAGTGGATGTCGCCATCGTCAACCTTCAATCAAATGATCTGTCCATCTTGTTCGGAAAAGGCGACGGGACCTTTCATTACCCTCCGAGAAACTACCGGACGAAGTCCGGCCCGTTCGCTCTTTCATCCTTTCGGGTCACGACGAGCGGGGTGGAGGAACCGGGGCTGGCCATTGCCGACAACGGAAGCGGGAGTGTCTCCATCTTCCTTCACCATGGTCTCAAACCGGTTGCGAAGTCGGATGCGAAAGAGTAG
- a CDS encoding PCP reductase family protein translates to MSTSDFSQSAATEIRWTDGALKRMERAPIFLRGMVRRLAEKKARELGYGEITEEILEQFKGQMMGRMGGESGMTAAAEEMAGGRLPWTATAKERLATVPEFMRAMIKQIAEEVARERGHLEVNVELFEKVEALGDVQEVGGPPMEWTAEAVELLQDKLKQSPPIALDFVTDMLKRDTEDLARGENLTRIDASALRDLWDAPQARVGWTDEAWKRLQTSPDFVRSGIRKAAERRARKLGLKEIDSDHLTVFRNQAMMKAVKRIRSFGYQELTFEAFDTALQKTKRLQGNDQAEKRLQEIRGHFADPSTKKPEGGTLGADLMDRFRKYLKGEGTL, encoded by the coding sequence ATGTCGACATCAGATTTCTCTCAGTCTGCTGCCACGGAAATCCGCTGGACCGACGGCGCACTCAAACGGATGGAGCGGGCGCCCATATTTTTGCGCGGCATGGTTCGCCGTTTGGCCGAGAAGAAGGCCCGAGAACTTGGATATGGAGAAATTACGGAGGAGATCCTCGAACAGTTCAAGGGCCAGATGATGGGACGCATGGGAGGGGAGAGCGGGATGACGGCAGCCGCCGAAGAGATGGCTGGCGGGCGTCTCCCCTGGACTGCTACAGCGAAAGAGCGATTGGCCACCGTGCCTGAGTTTATGCGGGCGATGATCAAGCAGATCGCGGAGGAGGTTGCGAGAGAGCGAGGGCATCTCGAGGTGAACGTCGAGTTGTTCGAGAAGGTCGAGGCGCTTGGTGATGTTCAGGAGGTCGGCGGACCCCCAATGGAATGGACTGCGGAAGCGGTGGAATTGCTCCAAGACAAGCTGAAACAATCGCCGCCCATCGCGTTGGATTTCGTGACCGACATGTTGAAGCGCGACACTGAGGATCTGGCCAGGGGGGAAAATCTGACTCGTATCGATGCATCGGCTTTACGGGATTTATGGGATGCACCGCAAGCTCGGGTTGGTTGGACCGATGAAGCTTGGAAGCGTCTTCAAACATCCCCTGACTTCGTGCGCAGTGGAATCAGAAAAGCCGCTGAACGGCGAGCCCGCAAGTTGGGATTGAAGGAGATCGATTCAGACCATCTGACGGTCTTTCGGAATCAGGCGATGATGAAGGCCGTCAAACGTATCCGTTCATTCGGGTACCAAGAGTTGACGTTCGAGGCCTTTGACACAGCTCTCCAAAAAACCAAGCGTTTGCAAGGGAATGATCAGGCGGAGAAACGTCTCCAAGAGATTCGCGGCCACTTTGCCGACCCATCGACAAAAAAGCCGGAAGGAGGCACGCTCGGAGCCGACCTTATGGATCGTTTCCGTAAGTATCTCAAGGGCGAAGGCACACTCTGA
- a CDS encoding integration host factor subunit beta yields MTKAQIIERVSEQVTTLTKRQAEVVVNTIFDCVRDSLKNGDKTEIRGFGSFRLRARRMKEGRNPKTGETVAVPAKRVPFFKAGKELKELLNQ; encoded by the coding sequence ATGACCAAGGCGCAGATCATCGAGCGGGTTTCTGAGCAAGTCACCACGTTGACCAAGCGACAGGCGGAAGTGGTCGTCAACACGATTTTCGATTGTGTTCGGGACTCGCTGAAAAATGGCGACAAAACGGAGATTCGCGGCTTCGGCAGCTTTCGCCTGCGAGCTCGTCGGATGAAGGAAGGGCGGAATCCAAAGACCGGAGAGACCGTAGCGGTACCGGCCAAGCGAGTGCCGTTTTTCAAAGCCGGTAAAGAGTTGAAAGAATTGCTCAATCAATAG
- the sppA gene encoding signal peptide peptidase SppA, giving the protein MADDVTQTERPPKRHVFRKAFWLFMAGVGILVLMNVFFPDLDLSSEDRIALIRVEGVILDSQTTVGELKRFSENPSIKAIVLRIDTPGGGVVPSQEIYDAVKRVRSKSNKAVIASMGSVAASGGYYIAAATDRIVANPGTLTGSIGVIMETANVEGLLQKIGVEGVVIKSGKYKDVGSPLRKMSAEERALLQAVMDDVHKQFIEAVAEGRSMELRTAQALADGRIFTGRQAKDAKLVDELGDLEDAIQLAAEVVGIEGEPKVVEPRRRFSLREILDSKLSMMFPKLDIQPGVSLKYLMAF; this is encoded by the coding sequence ATGGCGGATGACGTGACACAGACCGAACGCCCTCCCAAGCGCCATGTGTTCCGCAAGGCCTTTTGGCTGTTCATGGCGGGGGTGGGGATCTTGGTCCTGATGAATGTGTTTTTCCCCGATCTCGACTTGTCCAGTGAGGATCGGATTGCATTGATTCGAGTCGAAGGCGTCATCTTGGATTCGCAAACGACTGTCGGAGAGCTGAAGCGATTCAGCGAAAACCCGTCCATCAAGGCCATCGTTCTACGGATCGATACCCCGGGGGGCGGTGTGGTGCCGTCGCAAGAGATCTATGATGCGGTCAAGCGAGTTCGAAGCAAGAGTAACAAAGCCGTCATTGCCTCGATGGGCAGTGTCGCGGCATCGGGAGGGTATTACATCGCTGCCGCAACAGATCGGATTGTGGCCAATCCTGGGACGCTCACCGGGAGCATCGGCGTCATTATGGAAACCGCCAACGTGGAGGGATTGCTGCAGAAAATCGGCGTGGAAGGGGTCGTCATCAAGAGTGGAAAATATAAGGATGTGGGTTCTCCTCTGCGCAAGATGAGTGCGGAGGAGAGGGCCTTGCTGCAAGCCGTGATGGACGACGTGCATAAGCAATTTATCGAGGCTGTGGCTGAAGGCCGTTCGATGGAACTTCGGACCGCTCAGGCGTTGGCCGATGGCCGAATCTTTACCGGACGTCAGGCCAAGGACGCAAAACTGGTCGACGAACTTGGAGACCTCGAAGATGCCATTCAATTGGCCGCTGAGGTCGTCGGAATCGAAGGAGAGCCGAAGGTTGTTGAACCCCGACGCCGGTTCTCGCTGCGTGAGATCTTAGACTCGAAGCTCAGCATGATGTTTCCAAAATTGGATATTCAACCGGGCGTGAGTTTGAAGTATCTTATGGCCTTTTAG
- a CDS encoding 30S ribosomal protein S1, whose amino-acid sequence MGTVSNSSDAQLDRNALAALYEETFRNLEEGTITEGRVVALTKDKVIVDIGYKSEGMIPSDQFSSEELQNLKIGDRLQVYIEECEDADGNLVLSKEKADKMKIWEELEKLYKDEKSIEGKIVSRIKGGMMVDIGVKAFLPGSQIDLHPVRDLDGLVGKTFPLKIIKINHRRGNVVVSRRVLLEETRDKKRQTTLANLKEGQLIQGTVKNITDYGSFIDLGGIDGLLHITDMSWGRVGHPSELFTVGDKVEVTVLKYDRETGRISLGLKQKSADPWTNVAGKYPIGTRVRGRVVSLTDYGAFVELEPGVEGLVHVSEMSWTHEVRHPSRVVSVGDQVEAAVLNIDPASRKISLGMKQTAPNPWDMIESKYPIGTRIEGKVKSLTDFGAFVGLEEGIDGLIHISDMSWTKHIKHPSELFKKGQKVEAMVLRIDKEKERLSLGFKQLSRDPWDEAIPSRYHVGDSVTGKVTKVADFGIFIELEGGVEGLIHVSESGLESSMKLEEKFKLQDDVAAKIIKVDREERKIALSLRDHQLDWERKQVDDYHSTQGVLDQSIGRAAKQSRKRSQAEDQN is encoded by the coding sequence ATGGGTACGGTATCCAACAGCAGTGACGCTCAGTTAGACCGCAACGCCTTGGCCGCGTTGTACGAGGAAACGTTCCGCAACCTGGAAGAAGGCACGATTACAGAAGGCCGTGTGGTGGCCCTCACCAAGGACAAAGTGATCGTCGATATCGGCTACAAATCTGAGGGGATGATCCCAAGCGACCAGTTCTCATCCGAGGAACTTCAGAACCTCAAGATCGGTGATCGCCTCCAAGTCTACATCGAAGAATGTGAAGATGCGGACGGCAATCTGGTTCTTTCCAAGGAAAAAGCGGACAAGATGAAGATTTGGGAAGAACTTGAGAAACTCTACAAGGATGAGAAGAGCATCGAAGGGAAGATTGTCTCGCGCATTAAGGGCGGCATGATGGTTGATATTGGTGTCAAGGCGTTCTTGCCGGGCTCGCAGATTGATCTCCACCCTGTTCGGGATCTGGATGGGCTCGTTGGAAAGACCTTCCCCCTCAAGATCATCAAGATCAACCACCGGCGGGGTAACGTCGTCGTATCCCGGCGCGTATTGCTGGAAGAAACACGGGATAAGAAACGACAGACGACTCTGGCTAATCTCAAAGAAGGTCAACTGATTCAGGGGACGGTCAAGAACATCACCGACTACGGATCCTTCATCGACCTCGGCGGGATCGACGGGTTGCTTCACATCACCGACATGTCTTGGGGGCGAGTCGGGCATCCATCGGAACTGTTTACCGTGGGAGATAAGGTCGAAGTCACGGTCTTGAAATACGATCGTGAAACCGGCCGTATCTCTTTGGGGCTCAAGCAGAAAAGCGCGGATCCTTGGACCAATGTCGCCGGCAAGTATCCGATCGGCACCAGGGTCCGTGGTCGCGTGGTCAGCCTGACCGATTATGGAGCGTTTGTGGAACTCGAGCCGGGTGTGGAGGGACTGGTCCACGTTTCAGAAATGTCGTGGACACACGAAGTGCGGCATCCGTCGAGAGTCGTGTCGGTCGGCGATCAGGTCGAAGCGGCGGTACTGAACATCGATCCGGCAAGCCGCAAGATTTCCTTAGGAATGAAACAGACGGCGCCCAATCCCTGGGATATGATCGAGAGTAAGTATCCGATCGGGACTCGCATTGAGGGCAAGGTGAAGAGTCTGACGGATTTCGGTGCCTTCGTCGGACTTGAAGAAGGGATCGACGGCCTCATCCATATTTCAGACATGTCGTGGACGAAACATATTAAACATCCTTCCGAGCTCTTCAAAAAAGGGCAAAAAGTCGAAGCGATGGTGTTACGCATCGACAAGGAGAAGGAGCGACTTTCATTGGGCTTCAAACAGTTGAGTCGTGACCCCTGGGATGAAGCGATCCCATCGAGGTATCACGTCGGTGACTCGGTGACCGGCAAGGTGACGAAGGTCGCCGATTTTGGGATCTTCATCGAACTCGAGGGCGGAGTGGAAGGATTAATCCATGTCAGTGAATCCGGTCTTGAATCTTCCATGAAGCTCGAAGAAAAGTTTAAGTTGCAGGATGACGTCGCGGCAAAGATAATCAAAGTCGATCGAGAAGAGCGCAAGATCGCTCTCAGTCTTCGCGACCATCAACTGGACTGGGAACGCAAGCAGGTTGATGACTATCACTCGACACAGGGTGTGCTGGACCAAAGCATCGGTCGGGCCGCCAAGCAGAGCCGGAAACGGTCACAAGCGGAAGATCAAAACTAG
- a CDS encoding 1-acyl-sn-glycerol-3-phosphate acyltransferase has translation MSGIVYGFLWVLARVVGWICFRYRVEGQIPRTGGVLIAANHASYLDIPLLGCGMTRRAWYLGRNDLFPIPVLNRILQALGWIPVRLGRLDREAFGKAINLIRSGQVVVIFPEGGRSHDGHLRPPKAGIGVIVSQTGCPVVPAYLKGTFDVLPTGARWPRWRQVRVRFGEPLMFETGARKERAETKQFYQQVSRTVIEQIAALGQVPVPRGKDDPASETPNRPTAGVHNAE, from the coding sequence GTGAGCGGGATCGTCTATGGGTTCTTGTGGGTTTTGGCACGGGTTGTCGGCTGGATCTGTTTTCGGTATCGAGTGGAAGGACAGATCCCTCGCACCGGCGGCGTACTGATCGCCGCGAACCATGCCAGCTACCTCGATATCCCGCTACTCGGCTGTGGGATGACTCGAAGGGCCTGGTATCTGGGACGGAATGACTTGTTCCCGATCCCGGTGTTGAACAGGATTTTGCAGGCATTGGGCTGGATTCCTGTGCGACTAGGGCGTCTCGACCGGGAGGCATTTGGGAAAGCGATCAACCTGATTCGATCAGGTCAGGTGGTGGTCATTTTCCCGGAAGGCGGGCGAAGCCATGATGGCCACCTCCGGCCGCCGAAGGCGGGTATTGGAGTGATTGTGTCGCAGACGGGGTGCCCGGTCGTCCCGGCGTATCTCAAGGGGACCTTCGATGTGCTGCCCACCGGGGCTCGGTGGCCTCGATGGCGCCAAGTTAGGGTGCGATTTGGGGAGCCCCTCATGTTCGAAACAGGGGCTCGGAAAGAAAGGGCGGAAACAAAACAGTTTTATCAACAGGTCAGCCGTACGGTGATCGAACAGATTGCAGCTTTGGGTCAAGTTCCCGTTCCAAGAGGAAAGGATGACCCAGCTTCGGAAACACCGAACAGGCCGACCGCCGGGGTTCACAACGCTGAGTGA
- the aroA gene encoding 3-phosphoshikimate 1-carboxyvinyltransferase, with amino-acid sequence MTSLTITPGRPLRGTTTVPGDKSLTHRAIILTALAEGTSTVSGYCQGEDCLNTMRAFQALGIPIRQTPTELAVHGKGFWGLSEPNAPIDCGNSGTGIRLLTGLLAGQDFFSILTGDESIRRRPMGRVVKPLREMGAVIGGRKGGELAPLAITGSGLRGIEYTSAVASAQIKSSLLLAGLFAQGKTRYREPSLSRDHTERMFQFFGIPLTKEEGTLVLQGRPSVGWRGVQVTIPGDFSAAAFFIVGATIVQGSDITIRNVGMNPTRTGLVEVMRKMGADIQVLGQREEAGEPVGDLRVKSAPLKGVTIGPDLIPKTIDEFPVLCVAAAVADGDTVISGAEELRVKESDRIATMSGELKAMGALIEERPDGMIIKGLGRGRENGRLKAVGNAQSHGDHRVAMSLAIGGLTAEQHMSIADTGCVDTSFPNFEGALAQLLADPV; translated from the coding sequence ATGACATCATTGACGATCACCCCTGGCCGGCCACTTAGGGGAACGACTACAGTTCCCGGTGATAAGTCGCTCACCCATCGGGCCATCATCCTCACCGCATTGGCGGAAGGAACGAGCACGGTATCGGGCTATTGCCAGGGCGAAGATTGTTTGAACACGATGAGGGCGTTTCAGGCGCTCGGAATTCCTATCAGACAGACTCCGACCGAATTGGCGGTCCATGGGAAGGGGTTTTGGGGGTTATCCGAACCAAACGCTCCGATCGATTGTGGAAACTCAGGAACCGGTATTCGTCTGCTCACGGGCCTCTTGGCCGGTCAAGATTTTTTTTCGATCCTCACCGGCGACGAATCGATTCGACGCCGTCCCATGGGGCGCGTTGTCAAGCCATTGCGCGAAATGGGGGCGGTCATCGGAGGGCGCAAGGGCGGGGAGTTGGCTCCGTTAGCGATCACAGGGTCCGGTCTTCGCGGTATTGAATACACGTCAGCGGTGGCCAGCGCGCAGATCAAGTCGTCGCTGCTTCTTGCCGGCCTCTTCGCTCAAGGAAAGACGCGTTATAGGGAGCCGAGCCTGTCGAGAGATCACACTGAACGGATGTTTCAGTTCTTTGGCATTCCTCTCACAAAAGAAGAAGGGACCCTGGTCTTGCAGGGGCGGCCTTCGGTCGGATGGCGAGGAGTTCAGGTCACTATTCCCGGGGATTTCTCTGCTGCCGCGTTCTTCATCGTCGGCGCAACGATCGTCCAGGGATCAGACATCACCATTCGCAATGTTGGAATGAATCCGACCAGGACCGGCCTGGTCGAGGTCATGAGAAAGATGGGGGCCGATATTCAGGTTCTGGGTCAGCGAGAAGAGGCCGGTGAACCGGTGGGGGATCTTCGCGTGAAGTCAGCTCCACTGAAGGGTGTGACGATCGGTCCCGACCTCATTCCGAAAACAATCGATGAATTTCCCGTGCTGTGCGTGGCTGCGGCTGTGGCGGATGGGGACACCGTGATTTCCGGCGCGGAGGAACTACGGGTCAAAGAGAGTGATCGTATTGCGACCATGAGCGGCGAGTTGAAGGCCATGGGGGCTCTCATCGAGGAACGCCCGGACGGCATGATCATCAAAGGGTTGGGCCGAGGTCGAGAGAATGGCCGACTGAAAGCGGTGGGTAATGCCCAGAGCCATGGAGACCATCGTGTGGCCATGTCTCTGGCCATCGGCGGGCTTACGGCGGAACAGCATATGTCGATTGCCGACACGGGTTGTGTGGACACGTCCTTTCCTAATTTTGAGGGGGCGCTCGCGCAACTGTTGGCGGATCCTGTATAA
- a CDS encoding prephenate dehydrogenase/arogenate dehydrogenase family protein encodes MAVHFRQVAIIGVGLIGGSLGMILRRKALADHVVGVGRRVENLKTAVALGAIDRYVADPQEGVRGSDLVILATPVDTYERHLREWAHCLAPGAIVSDVGSVKGTLVERSETAMPMGVHFVGAHPIAGKEKTGVAAGSDQLFKGARCILTPTKRTDTTALERVRQLWEETGSILLSMDPHLHDQILGAVSHLPHVVAFALMNALAELRDQQLPSLDLAGHSGGGLRDTTRIAASSPEMWRDIFLWNRDNVVSYIDRYGRALDELKQLIKAGDAAGIEKVLERAKGEREKLNSSSPSKS; translated from the coding sequence ATGGCAGTTCATTTTAGGCAAGTTGCGATCATTGGGGTGGGGCTGATCGGCGGATCGCTCGGCATGATCCTTCGGCGAAAAGCGTTGGCCGATCATGTTGTCGGGGTCGGCCGGCGTGTCGAGAATCTCAAGACCGCCGTTGCGCTCGGGGCTATCGATCGGTACGTGGCCGATCCGCAAGAAGGCGTGCGCGGATCGGATCTGGTGATATTGGCGACGCCTGTCGATACCTATGAGCGTCACCTCCGTGAATGGGCCCATTGTCTCGCTCCCGGTGCAATAGTCAGCGATGTAGGCAGTGTGAAGGGCACCTTGGTCGAACGGTCCGAAACGGCCATGCCGATGGGTGTGCATTTTGTGGGAGCCCATCCTATTGCAGGGAAAGAAAAGACGGGAGTTGCAGCGGGGTCGGATCAGTTGTTCAAGGGCGCACGCTGTATTCTCACCCCGACGAAACGAACTGATACCACTGCGTTGGAGCGAGTGAGACAATTGTGGGAAGAGACCGGCTCGATTCTCCTGTCGATGGATCCGCATCTGCACGATCAAATCCTTGGAGCAGTCAGTCACTTGCCCCATGTGGTGGCGTTCGCGTTGATGAATGCCCTGGCCGAGCTTCGGGATCAGCAGCTGCCTTCTTTGGATCTGGCCGGCCATTCCGGCGGCGGATTGCGCGACACGACGAGGATTGCTGCGAGTTCGCCGGAAATGTGGCGCGACATTTTCTTGTGGAATCGAGATAATGTGGTGTCCTATATCGACAGGTATGGACGGGCCTTGGACGAATTGAAACAACTGATCAAGGCTGGAGATGCAGCCGGAATAGAAAAAGTGCTTGAGCGGGCCAAAGGCGAACGTGAAAAGCTGAACAGCTCCTCTCCGAGCAAATCATGA